A genome region from Leptodactylus fuscus isolate aLepFus1 chromosome 6, aLepFus1.hap2, whole genome shotgun sequence includes the following:
- the RHBDL3 gene encoding rhomboid-related protein 3, which translates to MCNKRSDSFRCAILQGNRHLCKKTLLEESSLDLTQRLIRHVAYETLPREIDRKWFYDNYTGCPPPWFMITVTIVEVAIFVYYGLLLDRFVLQVTHSQYLKKNPLVYHPQLRTQTWRYLSYMFMHAGIEHLGVNVVLQLLVGVPLEMVHGALRVGFVYVAGVLAGSLAVSVADMTAPVVGSSGGVYAIVSAHLANIVMNWSGMRCQFKLLRMSFALICMSLEFGRAVWLRFYPSSYAPCPHPSFVAHLGGVVVGITLGVVILRNFEQRLQDQSAWWIFLSSFVLFVIFAVLWNVFAFSMAGLRLPPPP; encoded by the exons ATGTGCAACAAGAGGTCAGATAGCTTCCGCTGCGCCATTCTGCAGGGAAACCGCCACTTATGCAAAAAGACTCTTCTGGAGGAGTCCAGCTTGGACCTTACACAGCGCCTGATCCGCCATGTTGCCTATGAGACCCTGCCCCGGGAGATAGACCGAAAGTGGTTCTATGACAACTACACGGGGTGTCCCCCTCCATGGTTTATGATCACAGTCACCATCGTAGAG GTTGCCATCTTTGTGTACTATGGGTTGCTGCTTGACCGCTTTGTCCTGCAAGTGACACATTCTCAGTACTTGAAGAAGAATCCTCTTGTTTACCACCCGCAGCTCCGAACGCAGACATGGCGATACCTCAGTTACATGTTCATGCATGCTGG GATAGAACATCTTGGAGTGAACGTTGTGTTGCAGCTGCTGGTTGGTGTCCCCCTGGAGATGGTGCATGGGGCCCTGAGGGTTGGCTTTGTGTACGTGGCAGGAGTCCTGGCAG GTTCCCTGGCGGTGTCAGTGGCTGATATGACTGCTCCGGTGGTTGGATCATCAGGCGGAGTGTACGCTATTGTGTCTGCTCACCTGGCCAATATTGTGATG AACTGGTCGGGGATGCGCTGTCAGTTCAAGCTCCTGCGAATGTCCTTCGCCTTAATATGTA TGAGTCTGGAGTTCGGCAGAGCGGTCTGGCTCAGGTTTTACCCTTCTTCGTACGCCCCGTGCCCCCACCCCAGCTTTGTGGCGCACCTGGGAGGAGTTGTGGTCGGTATCACGTTGGGGGTTGTGATCCTCAGGAACTTTGAGCAGCGGCTCCAGGATCAGTCGGCCTGGTGGATCTTCCTTAGCAGCTTTGTCCTGTTTGTAATATTTGCCGTCTTGTGGAATGTGTTTGCGTTCAGCATGGCCGGCCTACGGTTACCACCACCGCCATAG